The Maridesulfovibrio sp. genomic sequence GACTGGGCCTATGTGGAAAAACAGGCAGCAAACCTCGGCATTAATATCCGGACCATGCTGGAGCATCTTCAGGACATGAATCCGGTGCGGTTCATGGATATCATGGACTATTACAACAAGATCAATTTTTACGTACGCATGGCTGTAACCGTGCCTGATCCTGAGATTTCAAAACCGTTCACCTTTACTCTTGATGATGCGATAGACTATGAATTCAAGGCCGGTGCCTGCGCCGCCGACCTTGCGAGGTTAAAAAAGTCAGGAGTTCCGGTTCTGGACGGCATGGTCATAGGTTCCGATGTTTATAATTATTTCATAGAAGCCAACAACCTGCGCATATCTATTGATGAAATCCTTGAAGCAGCGGTATCCACTAACATTTCAGAACTGAACCAGATTTCGCGCACCATCATCGACCGCTTCATGCAGGGGAAAATGCCGGAATCAATCGCCAATGAGATTGAAATTGCGGCTCTTGAAACCTCGCGAGGCAGTGGCAGCCTTACCTTGACCGCATCTTCCACCCCGGAAGGAAGCCTCTACGCCCTGCCCGAAAGCTGGTGTACTATCGGCCCTGTTCCGGTCCAGAATATTATTGAGGCATGGAAAAAAGCGGTCACCTGCAAATTTTCTGCGGAATCAATTAAAGCCCGCATTGAATCCGGTTACGCCGACCGCGAAAGCCCGTCTTCGGTGATAATCCAGCCGGTTAAAGATCTCCACGATTCAGGTATGCTTGAAACCCTGCATAAATCATCAGACCTTCCCCCAAAAGACCGGGAGCATGGCTGTTCAGCTGTTTTCAGTAACAATTCGACTACGCCGTACCTGATTTCAAGACGTGAACAACAACGCATCCTCTCCAAACCGGACAAGGCCCAACTCTCAGCCCATTCTGCAAAAAGTATCGCCAGCATGGGCAGAAAGGCTGAAGATCTCTTCAAAACGCCTCAAAAATGCCACTGGGTAACAGACCGGCGCAACCGGGTCATGATCACTTCAGTACGCTCCTACCCTTTTAAAGGAGAAAAAGAGACTGTGCGTATCAAGCAGGCCCTTTCATATATCGCCAGCCTGAATATCTCTCCGCGCAATACTGAAATGTTCCTGCCGGAAAAAAGCCGCTCCATGTACGATCTGGTGCGCTTTGCCAATGAAAAAGGAATTGAGGAAATGTTCTCGCTGGTCAGCAAAAAAGGACTCGGCATTGACGGAGCCAAGCAGCTGAAAGCACGCCAGCCCATATCTGTAACGGTACTCAACCTTGCGGATGGATTATTCTCCACGGCTGCGGGGAAAATGGATATTTCACCGGACGACATCAAATCCGCCCCCATGTGGGCGCTCTGGTTCGGCCTTGGCGCAGACCGTTCTGGCTGGGACGGGGACAAGAGTATCGAAGGATACGCCATTCTTTCCCGGACATATATGAATATCACCCTGAAATCGGAAAAGGACCTTACCGAGGTAGACGCTGTCTGCGATCCAGACCCAAAAACCAACCATATCCATTTCCGCTTCAAGGGCGGCAAAGGAACACCTGCCCAGCGCATAGAACGGATCAGGTTCATTAAAACAACACTGG encodes the following:
- a CDS encoding PEP/pyruvate-binding domain-containing protein — protein: MKFRHVFSHWTYETFPPGRLLRRRYNSFKKLMELEEECLKSISHIEDIGFGQTVTDWAYVEKQAANLGINIRTMLEHLQDMNPVRFMDIMDYYNKINFYVRMAVTVPDPEISKPFTFTLDDAIDYEFKAGACAADLARLKKSGVPVLDGMVIGSDVYNYFIEANNLRISIDEILEAAVSTNISELNQISRTIIDRFMQGKMPESIANEIEIAALETSRGSGSLTLTASSTPEGSLYALPESWCTIGPVPVQNIIEAWKKAVTCKFSAESIKARIESGYADRESPSSVIIQPVKDLHDSGMLETLHKSSDLPPKDREHGCSAVFSNNSTTPYLISRREQQRILSKPDKAQLSAHSAKSIASMGRKAEDLFKTPQKCHWVTDRRNRVMITSVRSYPFKGEKETVRIKQALSYIASLNISPRNTEMFLPEKSRSMYDLVRFANEKGIEEMFSLVSKKGLGIDGAKQLKARQPISVTVLNLADGLFSTAAGKMDISPDDIKSAPMWALWFGLGADRSGWDGDKSIEGYAILSRTYMNITLKSEKDLTEVDAVCDPDPKTNHIHFRFKGGKGTPAQRIERIRFIKTTLESQGFSTTHQGDMIEGVLRKGMEPEIQKLLATTGHLIAYIATHHPVVAENEDADQIAAKFISGLG